Below is a window of Camelina sativa cultivar DH55 chromosome 11, Cs, whole genome shotgun sequence DNA.
TGGTGGGTACTATGAAAGGAACTGTTTTGTTCAGCAAGCCTCTTGCTTGGACCATATTCTCTGGTGATCAGGTGAGTTTagttttgtgtttctctttaTCCCAACATTTTGTTGCCTAAATTAGTGTTTTGAGTTGTGAGATTTGTGGCTTTTTTGCTTTGTCATTTTGAGATCTTGGGGGTCAAATTAGAGGAAAAGTAAGGTACTATGTTGAAAAGTCTCTCCAAGCATTTAATTGGTTTGGTTGGATATTAGAATTGAATTAACTTATTATTAGGTATGAAAATGTTGCCTTGCTTTGTTTGCAATTCGAAAATTGAATCTAGGAGACGAAGTTTTGTTGGGGCATTTAAGAGTGTAGTTGGCAGCAAATGTTAATGATGTGGTTTGTGGAATGAGCAGGTGATGGCGTACTTGAGTGTGGCGGCAATAGCCGCAACAGCAGAGTCTGGTATGATTGCAAGGGAAGGAGAGGAAGACTTGCAATGGATAAAAGTGTGCAATATGTATGGCAAGTTCTGTAACCGAATGGCTATAGGAGTCTCCAGCGCCTTGTTTGCCTCAATTGCTATGGTTTTCGTCTCTTGCATGTCTGCTTTTAGTCTTTTCCGCTTGTACGGTGCGACCAAGGACCGCAGAACCTCGCCGTGGTGAAGGGAAATGCGTATTGTGTTTAGTAGTGTAGgctcttgtttttcttcttcttcttgatgaatGATGATCTTTCTATGTGACAAATCATATGTAAAACTGATATGTTCTTTGTGCCCTGTGATAAAAAAACAAGACTATGAGTTTTGCTTTGTAACCTCTTTATGGTAAAGAATGTACTGCTTCTATAGTTTATGTGTAGGGAAAGATCAAATCCATGTCTTAGGGTTATTGACTTATTGAGCAAAGCACCACCTCGTTGTGTTTTCTCTTTTACACTACACCGACCTATATTGcaactttaattatatttaggcCCTTTTACACAATAAGATTATTACGAGGCCCGTTATTGCTATTTGCGTTTTTGACTAttcaaccctttttttttattaaggttTTGAGTtcatttatctctctctttcgttcGTCGCTTTGATCGAACcaaaaaaggaaggaagaaagCACCTTTCGTCGCCGTTCTGATTTTCCGATAGCCACAGCTTCTCTGATACCAATCCTTAATCGTCGCCCCtttgttttggttcttcttcGCCTCCAAAGTTCAGTAATTGTAAGTTCTGAATAGAAAGCGATATGTCGGAAAAGTTTTCGCCGACCTTGAGGCTCGGAGATCTCAACGATTTCATTGCTCCGTCTCAAGCTTGTGTCATATCTCTCAAGAGTACAAAACCCGTAATTAAGAAGACTGATCGACCCCAGGTCCGAAAGTTCCATGCTTTCCCcaatatttcttttcttttcattctcaGCTTTATATTGCTTACTGCCTCTATTGATATCTTCACCAGCTACTAAAAGTGTTCCTCTGTGTGCTGGTTTTGTATTTGAAGGTTGTGATTGCTCCAAAACAGGAGAAGTTTGAACCGGTCAAAATTTCTCTCAAGGATTGTTTGGCTTGCAGGTCAGTTCTACTCACTTACTGATTCTGAGTCAGTCTAGAGACTTTATAGAGTGTAATGGTTTttcatatatgatgatgatacagtGGATGCATCACATCGGCTGAGACTGTTATGCTTGAGAAGCAAAGCTTAGACGAGTTTCTCTCTGCACTTAGCAAAGGCAAGGACGTGATTGTGTCTATTTCCCCACAGTCCAGAGCTTCCCTTGCGGTTCATTATGAGATCTCTCCTCTTCAGGTTTTCAAGAAGCTAACTACGTTTTTGAAGTCTCTCGGGGTTAAAGCTGTGTTTGATACTAGCTGCAGCAGAGACTTGGTACTTATTGAAGCTTGTAATGAGTTTGTGAGCCGTTACAAGCAAGCTAATTCTGTAGATGGCGAAAATTCACAATCCTCTCTACCTGTGCTTTCCTCTGCCTGTCCTGGTAAGCAGCTTTACTCGTTTGATGTAATTGAATGTGTCTCTCTATGTGAGATTAATGTGCAAAAAATTTTGTGTATCAAGGTTGGATATGTTATGCTGAAAAGCAGCTTGGCTCTTTTGTTCTGCCGTATGTCTCTTCTGTTAAGAGTCCTCAACAAACTATTGGAGCTGCGATCAAAAACCATTTATGTCAAGCGTTGGGACTCAGGTACTGTTGTACTCTTGAAACTTTGGTTATCATTTGCTTggtttccttaatttttttgatttatcgGTGACTATTTCATGGAACTAGACTGAAGGAAGTGTACCATGTGACTGTGATGCCCTGTTACGATAAGAAGCTCGAGGCAGCGAGAGATGATTTTGTCTTTGAAGATGGAGCAGATGATAAGCTGACTGAGGTTGATTCCGTGCTGACATCTGGTGAGATCTTGGATTTAATAAAGGTGAGACTGTGATAGAGATTAAACCCTGTTTTTCATTGTAATTTTGCGTCCTTCCCGCTTAAAATGTGAATCTGATTCTGGATTATTGCAGTTGAAAGAAGTCGACTTCAAAGATTTAGAGGAATCTCCACTCGACAGATTGTAAGAAGGATCATATTATTTCATCTTTTCTGCTTCAGGGTTATAAATTCATGTAAAGTAAAACGTTTTAAATTTGCATTGCAAAATCAGGCTGACGAATGTTACCGAGGAAGGAAATCTTTATGGTGTAGCTGGGAGTTCAGGTGGTTACGCAGAAACAATATTCAGACATGCAGCAAAAACACTATTTGGACAAACTATTGAAGGTCCTCTGGAGTTTAAAACGCTTAGAAATTCTGATCTCCGTGAAGTGACTCTTCAAGTAAGTTCCTAGCCAGACCGTAACAGTTTTGAATATTTCTCTCATTGATCCCTGTTCCTTTTCTCATTTTCGTCATGT
It encodes the following:
- the LOC104723480 gene encoding protein NAR1 → MSEKFSPTLRLGDLNDFIAPSQACVISLKSTKPVIKKTDRPQVVIAPKQEKFEPVKISLKDCLACSGCITSAETVMLEKQSLDEFLSALSKGKDVIVSISPQSRASLAVHYEISPLQVFKKLTTFLKSLGVKAVFDTSCSRDLVLIEACNEFVSRYKQANSVDGENSQSSLPVLSSACPGWICYAEKQLGSFVLPYVSSVKSPQQTIGAAIKNHLCQALGLRLKEVYHVTVMPCYDKKLEAARDDFVFEDGADDKLTEVDSVLTSGEILDLIKLKEVDFKDLEESPLDRLLTNVTEEGNLYGVAGSSGGYAETIFRHAAKTLFGQTIEGPLEFKTLRNSDLREVTLQLEGKTVLKFALCYGFQNLQNIVRRVKTRKCDYHYVEIMACPAGCLNGGGQIKPKTGQSQKQLINSLETTYMNDTTLITDPYQNPTAKRLYEEWLKEPGSNEAKKYLHTQYHPVVKSVTAQLNNW
- the LOC104723478 gene encoding CASP-like protein 2B1 codes for the protein MKLIDRRLRLTELLLRISISVLALLGLILIVTDSEVKLIFTIKKTAKYSDMKSVVFLVVANGIAAVYSLLQSVRCVVGTMKGTVLFSKPLAWTIFSGDQVMAYLSVAAIAATAESGMIAREGEEDLQWIKVCNMYGKFCNRMAIGVSSALFASIAMVFVSCMSAFSLFRLYGATKDRRTSPW